A single region of the Chitinophaga niabensis genome encodes:
- a CDS encoding glycoside hydrolase family 127 protein — translation MKLFLLLASAFVLRTGPVDDQLKPASSVRIAGFTGERLDASYNNRILAQDVDRLIETFKTRTETRCWQTEFWGKWFTSAVLAYRYKPEPQLKAVLDHAVTGIISTQTEDGYIGNYAEANRLQAWDIWGRKYVMLGLLDYYDLTGDKKSLAAAGKVADHLMRELEKKNVLIVKMGNHRGMAATSVLEPVCRLYARTKNKKYLAFAEEIIKEWETPQGPQLISKSEIDVAKRFPKAVNNWYGWDQGQKAYEMMSCYEGLLEYYRLTGEEKYKQAVVQTWENIRNTEINVAGSGSALECWFGGAHLQTSPIHHYQETCVTATWIKLSQQLLRLTGEAKYADAIEQTYYNALLGSMSTDGAAWAKYTPLYGQRLKGSEQCGMGLNCCEASGPRGLFTLPLTVAMSGKDGLSVNFFTEGEFVLRSPSGQQVILQQHTDYPVSGKIAIGIQLAKTEEMTLRIRIPAWSEISTLTVNGAPVANVTPGTYATIKRKWAKGDALALELDMRGRVETSGTTPKYVAIFRGPVLLARDARLPGPDFGAIVKPIADKDKRIALTLKDVNKNGIWMQFDAMCMPESYAEGGTKPVPLSLCDYASAGNAASLPMFRVWMPQLLDPKEL, via the coding sequence ATGAAATTATTCCTGTTACTAGCCTCGGCTTTTGTATTACGAACCGGTCCTGTTGATGATCAGCTAAAACCTGCTTCTTCCGTGCGCATAGCTGGTTTTACCGGTGAAAGATTAGATGCTTCCTACAACAACCGCATCCTTGCGCAGGATGTGGACAGATTAATTGAGACGTTTAAAACACGTACTGAAACCCGTTGCTGGCAAACGGAGTTCTGGGGAAAGTGGTTCACGTCTGCCGTGCTGGCGTATCGTTATAAACCGGAGCCCCAACTGAAAGCTGTGCTGGACCATGCGGTAACAGGTATTATCAGTACGCAAACGGAGGATGGGTATATCGGGAATTATGCGGAGGCTAACAGGTTGCAGGCATGGGATATCTGGGGGCGGAAATATGTGATGCTGGGTTTGCTGGATTATTATGATCTGACCGGAGATAAAAAAAGCCTTGCCGCCGCAGGAAAGGTAGCAGACCATTTGATGAGGGAATTGGAGAAAAAGAATGTGCTGATCGTGAAGATGGGTAACCACAGGGGCATGGCGGCTACTTCCGTATTGGAACCTGTTTGCCGTTTGTATGCCCGCACAAAGAATAAAAAGTACCTGGCATTTGCGGAAGAGATCATTAAAGAATGGGAAACGCCGCAAGGGCCGCAGCTGATCAGTAAATCGGAAATTGATGTGGCCAAACGTTTCCCGAAAGCGGTAAATAACTGGTATGGATGGGACCAGGGGCAGAAGGCTTATGAGATGATGTCCTGCTACGAAGGGTTATTGGAGTATTATCGTTTAACGGGTGAAGAAAAATATAAACAGGCAGTAGTACAAACCTGGGAGAATATCAGGAATACGGAGATCAATGTGGCGGGTTCCGGTTCTGCTTTGGAATGCTGGTTTGGCGGTGCGCATCTGCAAACTTCACCCATCCATCATTACCAGGAAACCTGTGTTACAGCTACATGGATCAAGTTAAGCCAGCAGTTATTGCGCTTAACGGGAGAAGCGAAATATGCTGATGCTATTGAGCAGACCTACTACAATGCACTATTAGGTTCCATGAGTACAGATGGTGCTGCATGGGCAAAGTATACGCCCTTATACGGGCAGCGATTGAAAGGGAGTGAACAATGTGGCATGGGGCTGAACTGCTGTGAAGCCAGCGGGCCGAGAGGATTGTTCACTTTACCGTTAACGGTTGCGATGTCTGGCAAAGATGGTTTGTCTGTTAATTTCTTTACGGAGGGAGAATTTGTTTTAAGATCACCTTCCGGCCAGCAGGTAATTTTGCAGCAACATACAGATTACCCTGTGTCTGGAAAAATAGCCATCGGTATTCAATTGGCTAAAACAGAGGAAATGACCTTGCGTATACGTATACCTGCATGGAGTGAGATTTCCACGTTAACCGTGAATGGAGCGCCGGTAGCAAATGTAACGCCGGGCACTTATGCTACGATCAAACGTAAATGGGCAAAGGGAGATGCATTGGCATTGGAGCTGGATATGAGAGGCCGTGTTGAAACATCAGGCACTACGCCAAAATATGTGGCTATTTTTCGTGGGCCGGTACTGCTGGCGAGGGATGCAAGATTGCCCGGACCGGATTTCGGCGCTATTGTAAAACCGATAGCAGATAAGGATAAACGTATTGCACTTACATTAAAGGATGTAAATAAAAATGGCATCTGGATGCAGTTTGATGCGATGTGCATGCCGGAATCTTATGCAGAAGGAGGAACAAAACCTGTTCCGCTTTCGTTGTGCGATTATGCCTCTGCAGGGAATGCAGCGTCCCTGCCCATGTTCAGGGTGTGGATGCCGCAGTTGCTGGACCCTAAGGAGCTATAA
- a CDS encoding sensor histidine kinase: MAFVRYSKKEPLVFGWVMIPYILVMNMLVFGSCIFRSALEFGKSFLGSGLYFLVVYFIFGLVAVFIRNRFPSAGDLFKRIAIMLPIFYLMNIGSMTALYLSYNHVPVLQCQAKPHMFWWTVLCGCILSTVITFINEAIANWENWKASLAETEKLKNAYQRSRLLGLKGQINPHFLFNCFNTLSGLIPDEEEKAERFLDEMSMVHRYLLRSDDEFLIPVADEIKFAESYLYLTEQRFGTAIKAIIRVDRDALRKNLPPLSMQVILENIIYTNAISKKNPLKILIESNDNNEITITHSVYEKTVLQNFNIEEGLDNLLNKYQLLNAPPITISESSNIRIINLPLFGGREAGL; encoded by the coding sequence ATGGCCTTTGTAAGATATAGCAAAAAAGAACCACTGGTCTTCGGATGGGTGATGATCCCCTATATCCTTGTGATGAACATGCTGGTATTCGGGAGCTGTATCTTCAGGAGCGCGCTGGAATTTGGGAAGAGTTTCCTCGGGAGTGGCCTGTACTTCCTGGTCGTCTATTTCATATTTGGCCTGGTAGCCGTATTCATCCGTAACAGGTTCCCTTCCGCCGGCGACCTGTTCAAACGCATCGCTATTATGCTGCCCATCTTCTACCTGATGAACATTGGCAGTATGACGGCGCTGTACCTGTCTTACAATCATGTGCCTGTGCTGCAATGCCAGGCAAAACCGCATATGTTCTGGTGGACCGTATTATGCGGCTGCATCCTGAGCACGGTGATCACTTTCATCAATGAAGCGATCGCCAACTGGGAAAACTGGAAAGCTTCCCTGGCGGAAACAGAAAAGCTGAAGAACGCCTATCAGCGGAGCCGGTTGCTGGGTTTAAAAGGCCAGATCAACCCGCACTTTCTTTTTAATTGTTTTAATACCCTCTCCGGCCTTATCCCGGACGAAGAAGAAAAAGCAGAAAGGTTCCTGGACGAAATGAGTATGGTACACCGGTACCTGTTACGCAGCGACGATGAATTCCTGATACCGGTGGCAGATGAGATCAAGTTTGCAGAATCATACCTGTACTTAACAGAACAACGGTTTGGCACTGCTATCAAAGCAATTATCAGGGTAGACAGGGATGCCCTGCGTAAGAACCTGCCGCCCCTGAGCATGCAGGTGATCCTGGAGAATATTATCTATACCAATGCCATCAGTAAAAAGAACCCGCTGAAGATACTGATTGAAAGCAACGATAACAACGAGATCACGATCACGCATTCGGTATATGAAAAAACAGTGTTGCAGAACTTTAATATAGAAGAAGGGCTGGACAACCTGCTGAATAAATACCAGCTGCTGAATGCCCCGCCGATCACGATCAGTGAGAGCAGCAACATACGGATCATCAATTTACCCTTGTTCGGGGGAAGGGAGGCAGGCTTATGA
- a CDS encoding calcineurin-like phosphoesterase C-terminal domain-containing protein, translating to MKRRNFLKSFGVFSAAAALPAVEVLGREKSQVKKVQGKVTAAGKGIAHVVISDGYNVVKTGSDGSFGFEPHVNAEFVFLSVPSGYAIPHKKGVADFYVKIDRNAPQQNIRFPLDVIKGGDDKHAFIVWGDTQILTKEDAELLKTISAPDTKALVASLGQIPVHGIGAGDLVFDKFELYADYKEAVGTTGAPFFQVIGNHDIDYAARTDDRSQATYKENFGPTYYSFNRGKVHYVILDNVFFIGTGHRYIGYLTENQLSWLEKDLQHVPAGSTVVVSLHIPSDNGAKRRSGAKEEELGGVTSNRAALYAMLKPYNVHIMSGHTHFNENWEKDNIMEHNHGTVCGAWWTGPICSDGTPSGYGVYEVDGNDIKWYYKSVGFDKTHQISIHKKGRMAEHADAVVANVWNWDPKWKVEWLEDGVAKGDMEQIIGYDPEAVELYKGPAMPVKHTWVEPSLTEHLFTAKPSANAKVLTVKATDRFGNVYTKEVTLG from the coding sequence ATGAAAAGAAGGAATTTTCTGAAAAGTTTTGGCGTATTCTCCGCCGCTGCCGCATTACCTGCGGTAGAAGTATTAGGAAGGGAAAAGAGCCAGGTTAAAAAGGTACAAGGTAAAGTAACTGCTGCCGGTAAAGGTATTGCCCATGTAGTGATCAGTGATGGTTACAATGTGGTGAAAACAGGCAGTGACGGCAGCTTTGGCTTTGAGCCGCATGTGAATGCGGAGTTCGTTTTCCTCTCTGTTCCCTCCGGTTACGCCATCCCGCACAAAAAAGGCGTGGCTGATTTTTATGTTAAGATAGACAGGAATGCCCCGCAGCAGAATATCCGGTTCCCCCTGGATGTTATCAAAGGTGGTGATGATAAACATGCCTTCATTGTATGGGGTGATACACAGATCCTCACGAAAGAAGATGCGGAATTACTGAAAACCATTTCCGCTCCTGATACGAAAGCGCTGGTTGCCTCTCTTGGCCAGATACCTGTTCACGGTATTGGTGCAGGAGACCTGGTGTTTGATAAGTTTGAACTATACGCTGACTATAAAGAAGCGGTAGGTACTACAGGTGCCCCTTTCTTCCAGGTGATCGGTAATCACGATATTGATTATGCTGCCCGTACGGACGATCGTTCACAGGCTACCTACAAGGAAAACTTCGGCCCTACCTATTATTCCTTCAACAGGGGTAAAGTGCATTATGTAATATTGGATAATGTATTCTTCATTGGCACCGGCCACCGTTATATCGGTTACCTTACGGAAAACCAGCTGAGCTGGCTGGAAAAGGACCTGCAACATGTACCTGCCGGCAGTACGGTAGTGGTATCGCTGCATATCCCTTCAGATAATGGCGCCAAGAGAAGGAGTGGTGCGAAGGAAGAAGAACTGGGTGGTGTTACCAGTAACCGCGCTGCATTGTATGCCATGCTGAAACCGTATAATGTACACATCATGAGCGGCCATACCCACTTCAATGAGAATTGGGAAAAGGACAATATCATGGAGCATAACCATGGCACTGTTTGTGGTGCCTGGTGGACCGGCCCTATTTGTTCAGATGGAACACCCAGTGGATATGGTGTATATGAAGTAGATGGAAACGATATCAAATGGTATTACAAATCTGTTGGTTTTGATAAAACACACCAGATCAGCATACATAAAAAAGGCCGTATGGCTGAACATGCGGATGCTGTGGTGGCCAATGTCTGGAACTGGGACCCGAAGTGGAAAGTAGAATGGCTGGAAGATGGTGTGGCCAAAGGTGATATGGAGCAGATCATCGGGTATGATCCTGAAGCGGTGGAACTGTATAAAGGACCAGCCATGCCGGTAAAACACACCTGGGTAGAACCCAGTTTAACAGAGCACCTCTTTACGGCCAAACCTTCTGCAAATGCAAAGGTACTCACCGTGAAAGCTACAGACCGTTTTGGCAATGTATACACGAAAGAAGTAACGCTGGGGTAA
- a CDS encoding GH92 family glycosyl hydrolase codes for MRTLLLLLLSSCAYAQHVQYVNPLMGTSAATTISAQKHGAGTEMLANVIPAVGLPFGMSQLTPQTRTTEKKCQAPYYYKDETSSGYRLTHWLSGSCTQDYGSVTIMPVTSGGNTLDHTKEISQPHYYKNELGNVQTEMTATLRCGMLQFTMLKDDSLHIVVTPNSDKQKGGITIDPVKKEITGYNPVYRIYQGSGQPAGFSGWFVIQYDVDAIGAKTGRRGAVEVIATATGIALYAGKGSVIRLRAGTSFTGLEGARKNLQAEMNTWDFAALRKKAETAWNKALGQIEVRTADEQAKRIFYTSMYHSMQHPRLMSDVDGLYPRFAGDYQHEQLKQGGYYDDFSMWDIYRAQLPLFEILQPALINDFVQSMILKGQQGGWLPIFPCWNSYTAAMIGDHGTAFIASAYNKHIRNYDTEAAYALMRQNAFEIPDIKDYKNGKGRRAITSYLLYGYIPLEDSVMDAFHKREQVSRTLEYAYDDYALATVARSLGKKEDLAKLEKRAANYRNIFDKNVGLMNGRYADGSFYKDFNADKKLFFITEGTPRQYTFYVPQDVKGLASLLNLEAALDSLFEKNEYWHGNEPGHHIPFLYNYTSAPWKTQEKVARILKEEYSDGIGGLSGNDDAGQMSAWYVFAAMGLYPVDPVGGEYMLCTPIFDSISIHLPNGKKTVIKTSSKGAYIQSITINGKPFSGYSLPHSMLAEGAQIFIKRGDAPVSR; via the coding sequence ATGAGAACGTTGTTATTATTGCTGCTCAGTAGCTGTGCGTATGCGCAGCATGTTCAATATGTGAACCCGCTGATGGGTACTTCTGCTGCCACTACCATCAGTGCGCAGAAACATGGTGCCGGTACAGAAATGCTGGCGAATGTGATCCCTGCGGTAGGACTGCCTTTCGGTATGTCTCAACTCACTCCCCAAACCCGCACTACGGAAAAGAAATGCCAGGCTCCTTATTATTATAAAGATGAAACCTCCAGCGGCTACAGGCTCACGCATTGGCTGAGTGGTTCCTGCACGCAGGACTATGGCAGTGTTACCATTATGCCGGTAACCAGTGGCGGTAATACTTTGGACCATACGAAGGAGATCAGCCAGCCGCATTATTATAAGAACGAACTGGGGAATGTACAAACCGAGATGACGGCAACTTTGCGTTGCGGCATGCTGCAGTTCACTATGCTGAAAGATGACAGTTTGCATATTGTGGTTACGCCCAATAGTGATAAGCAGAAAGGGGGGATTACGATCGATCCTGTAAAGAAAGAGATCACAGGATATAACCCGGTGTACAGGATCTACCAGGGCAGCGGGCAACCTGCAGGCTTTAGTGGCTGGTTTGTGATACAGTATGATGTGGATGCGATAGGTGCGAAAACAGGAAGGCGTGGTGCAGTGGAAGTGATTGCTACCGCTACAGGCATTGCGCTGTATGCAGGGAAAGGTTCCGTGATCCGTTTGCGTGCAGGTACTTCTTTCACAGGGCTGGAAGGCGCGAGGAAGAACTTACAGGCAGAGATGAACACCTGGGATTTCGCCGCCTTGCGCAAAAAGGCAGAAACCGCCTGGAATAAAGCACTGGGGCAGATTGAAGTGCGTACAGCTGATGAACAGGCCAAACGGATCTTTTATACTTCAATGTATCACAGTATGCAGCATCCCCGCCTGATGAGCGATGTGGATGGACTGTATCCAAGGTTTGCAGGTGATTATCAGCATGAACAACTGAAGCAAGGCGGGTATTACGACGATTTTTCCATGTGGGATATCTATCGTGCGCAACTCCCTTTATTTGAAATATTGCAACCTGCATTGATCAATGACTTTGTACAATCCATGATCCTTAAAGGGCAGCAGGGTGGATGGCTGCCTATCTTCCCCTGCTGGAACAGTTATACGGCTGCCATGATAGGAGATCACGGTACTGCGTTCATTGCTTCGGCCTACAATAAGCATATCCGCAATTATGATACTGAAGCAGCTTATGCACTCATGCGGCAGAATGCTTTTGAGATACCGGATATCAAAGATTATAAGAACGGGAAAGGCCGCAGGGCAATCACCTCTTATCTCCTGTATGGTTATATCCCCCTGGAAGATAGTGTGATGGATGCATTCCATAAGCGGGAACAGGTATCCCGCACGTTGGAGTATGCTTATGATGATTATGCATTAGCTACCGTAGCACGCAGCCTTGGCAAAAAAGAAGACCTTGCAAAGCTGGAAAAACGTGCAGCCAATTACCGGAACATCTTTGATAAGAACGTAGGCCTGATGAATGGAAGATATGCCGATGGCAGTTTCTACAAAGATTTTAACGCCGATAAGAAATTGTTCTTTATCACGGAAGGTACTCCGAGGCAGTATACTTTTTATGTACCACAGGATGTGAAAGGGTTGGCTTCACTGCTGAACCTGGAAGCGGCACTGGATAGCCTGTTTGAAAAGAATGAATACTGGCATGGGAACGAACCGGGGCATCATATCCCTTTCCTGTACAATTATACTTCCGCTCCCTGGAAAACGCAGGAGAAAGTAGCGCGCATTTTAAAAGAGGAGTACAGCGATGGGATTGGCGGATTAAGTGGAAATGATGATGCCGGGCAAATGAGTGCGTGGTATGTATTCGCAGCCATGGGGCTTTATCCTGTAGACCCGGTGGGAGGAGAATATATGCTCTGTACACCTATCTTCGACAGTATTTCGATCCACCTCCCAAATGGAAAGAAAACTGTTATAAAGACAAGCAGTAAAGGCGCATATATTCAATCCATCACCATTAACGGAAAACCGTTTTCCGGATATAGTCTCCCACATTCCATGTTAGCTGAGGGAGCGCAGATCTTTATTAAAAGGGGGGATGCCCCTGTTTCGCGATAA
- a CDS encoding TonB-dependent receptor, with translation MRTGLYFLLLIFTYNISIARESADKGTIKGKVVTTDGKPVDGASIQVKGIQGEFVSAEDGVFTVQQIKTGIHTLRVLLIGYAPAILEVEVKKDEITKVTVQLEVTQQQLNEVTITSGYNKFNKKETDDIARLPLKNIENPQVYTIVTKEIIKEQLATDYNSIFKNIPGAGIPIVYNQGRSALLTRGFVTANLIRNSISGFVYTNIDPANLEVLEAIKGPSGTLFNSSQISFGGLFNRVTKKPNEARKGEISYSAGSYNLNRLTFDVNTPLNEDKTVLMRVNGALHTEQSFQDAGFTRSLMLAPSFIYKADDKLSFLLDIEASTFNATSPIRYAPATKGKVTNIKDLGMDYKRSFTNNTLDYVTKQFNVFGQINYQINSQWKLQTNLTRTFSTTVGYVSQLRGITDSTLQLSVQKENFPYNGTEIQQNLVGDFRIGKLRNRIVIGVDFFNQRSDRTTPTINLPVINFKKPGAAYANFNADRVDSIAATVPYDMYRTNLYTYSAYVSDVINITPKLNVMLSLRADRYVDEGTYRPAFDTASGAFSQNALSPKLGIVYEVLKEKISLFGNYMNGFNNVTGQDYTGANFKPQQANQWEAGFKLDVFNHKLSSTISYYNIDVTNMTRVDLEHTNFSIQNGTQVSKGVEAEVIANPFSGFNIVAGYTYNDSKYTFADTTVQGLRPATAGPEHLVNFWMSYRLMAGPAKGLGFGIGGNYGSASFQTNTKAFVFNIPSYTLLDATIYYDRPTYRFGVKVDNLTNEKYWSPRLAPQMPTRVTANATFRF, from the coding sequence ATGAGAACGGGGTTATATTTCCTATTACTTATATTTACTTATAATATATCAATCGCCAGAGAATCAGCGGATAAGGGCACAATTAAGGGAAAGGTAGTTACAACAGACGGTAAACCGGTAGACGGAGCCAGTATCCAGGTAAAAGGCATTCAGGGCGAATTTGTTTCTGCGGAAGACGGGGTTTTCACTGTACAGCAAATAAAGACCGGCATCCATACATTAAGGGTTTTACTGATAGGATATGCCCCTGCCATCCTCGAAGTGGAAGTAAAAAAGGACGAGATCACCAAAGTGACCGTTCAATTAGAAGTAACACAACAGCAACTGAACGAGGTAACCATCACCTCCGGTTATAACAAATTCAACAAAAAAGAAACAGACGATATTGCCCGCCTGCCGTTAAAGAACATCGAAAATCCGCAGGTGTACACCATCGTTACCAAAGAGATCATCAAGGAACAACTGGCTACGGACTATAACAGTATTTTCAAGAACATACCCGGCGCAGGCATACCCATTGTATACAACCAGGGCAGAAGTGCATTGCTCACCAGGGGTTTTGTTACCGCCAACCTGATCCGCAACAGCATTTCCGGTTTTGTATATACTAATATTGACCCCGCCAACCTGGAAGTACTGGAAGCGATCAAAGGCCCTTCCGGCACACTCTTCAACAGCAGCCAGATCTCTTTCGGCGGTTTGTTCAACCGCGTTACCAAAAAACCAAACGAAGCCCGGAAAGGAGAGATCAGTTATTCTGCCGGCAGCTATAACCTGAACCGCCTCACTTTCGATGTTAACACACCTCTCAATGAAGATAAAACAGTGCTGATGCGTGTGAATGGTGCCCTGCATACAGAACAAAGTTTCCAGGACGCAGGTTTTACCCGCAGCCTGATGCTCGCTCCCAGCTTTATCTATAAAGCAGACGATAAACTTTCTTTCCTGCTGGATATAGAAGCATCTACTTTTAATGCCACCTCTCCCATCCGTTATGCGCCTGCAACAAAAGGAAAGGTCACCAATATTAAAGACCTGGGTATGGACTATAAACGTTCATTCACCAATAATACACTGGACTACGTTACAAAACAGTTCAATGTTTTCGGTCAGATCAACTACCAGATCAACAGCCAGTGGAAATTGCAAACCAATCTCACCCGTACTTTTTCTACCACCGTTGGTTATGTAAGTCAGCTGAGAGGAATAACAGACAGCACTTTACAACTCAGCGTACAAAAAGAGAATTTCCCTTATAACGGTACAGAGATCCAGCAGAACCTGGTCGGCGATTTCAGGATCGGTAAATTACGCAACCGCATTGTGATAGGTGTTGACTTCTTTAACCAACGTAGTGATAGGACCACACCCACTATCAACCTTCCTGTTATCAATTTCAAAAAGCCGGGAGCTGCCTATGCTAATTTCAATGCAGACAGGGTGGACTCAATTGCAGCTACTGTACCATATGATATGTACAGGACCAACCTGTACACCTACAGCGCCTATGTGTCTGACGTAATTAATATCACCCCTAAGCTGAATGTGATGTTAAGCCTGCGTGCAGACCGCTATGTAGATGAAGGCACTTACCGCCCTGCATTCGATACTGCCAGTGGCGCATTTTCCCAGAATGCATTGTCTCCCAAGCTGGGCATTGTGTATGAAGTACTGAAAGAAAAAATATCGCTGTTCGGTAACTACATGAATGGATTCAATAACGTCACCGGCCAGGATTACACAGGCGCAAACTTTAAACCACAGCAAGCCAACCAGTGGGAAGCAGGTTTTAAGCTGGACGTTTTCAATCACAAGCTCAGCAGCACCATCAGCTATTATAATATTGATGTGACCAATATGACCCGTGTAGACCTGGAACATACTAATTTCAGCATCCAGAATGGCACACAGGTAAGCAAAGGAGTAGAAGCAGAAGTGATCGCCAACCCTTTCTCCGGATTCAACATTGTAGCCGGTTATACTTATAACGATAGCAAATACACCTTTGCTGATACAACAGTACAAGGCTTAAGGCCAGCTACCGCAGGTCCTGAACACCTGGTTAACTTCTGGATGAGCTACCGCCTGATGGCCGGCCCTGCAAAAGGATTAGGGTTTGGTATAGGCGGCAATTACGGCAGCGCTTCTTTCCAGACAAATACCAAAGCATTTGTATTTAATATTCCTTCCTACACCTTACTGGATGCAACAATATATTACGACAGGCCTACGTACCGTTTTGGTGTAAAAGTGGATAACCTTACTAATGAAAAATACTGGTCGCCCCGCCTGGCACCGCAAATGCCAACCAGGGTTACAGCAAATGCTACTTTCAGATTTTAA
- a CDS encoding LytR/AlgR family response regulator transcription factor gives MNIFIIEDEDLAVKKLQKTLQSVDPASTVVGTADSISSAVEWLQSNPKPDLILMDIELADGQSFEIFNLTEVKSPVVFTTSYDEYALKAFKVNSIDYLLKPVQKDELQAALNKYKELKKGFSTNATDDPMNMDHLLKELRQKLQPPAYRKRFLVKHGRKLVSIDISEIAYFFCDGRLNFFKTYDNQKFVIDYTMDELDEMLDPEQYFRISRSFFVAVRSIDKIDDYFGNRLILGLKPSESKEALVSRERVTEFKKWMGK, from the coding sequence ATGAATATTTTTATCATTGAAGACGAAGATCTGGCTGTAAAGAAATTACAGAAAACATTGCAATCGGTAGACCCTGCTTCTACCGTAGTGGGTACGGCAGACAGTATTTCTTCCGCGGTGGAATGGTTGCAGTCTAATCCCAAACCAGACCTGATCCTGATGGATATTGAGCTGGCGGATGGACAGAGCTTTGAGATCTTCAATCTCACCGAAGTAAAAAGCCCCGTGGTATTTACCACCAGCTACGATGAATATGCCCTGAAGGCTTTTAAGGTGAACAGTATCGACTACCTGCTGAAACCTGTACAGAAAGATGAATTACAGGCAGCCCTCAATAAATACAAGGAACTGAAGAAAGGATTTTCTACCAATGCAACGGATGACCCCATGAATATGGACCATCTGCTGAAGGAACTTCGCCAGAAACTGCAACCCCCTGCTTACCGGAAACGGTTCCTCGTAAAGCATGGCCGGAAGCTGGTTTCAATTGATATCAGTGAGATCGCTTACTTCTTCTGTGATGGAAGACTAAACTTCTTTAAAACATATGATAACCAGAAGTTTGTTATTGATTATACGATGGATGAACTGGACGAAATGCTGGACCCGGAACAATATTTCCGCATCAGTCGTTCTTTTTTTGTTGCTGTGCGCAGCATCGATAAGATTGATGATTATTTTGGTAACCGCCTTATTCTTGGATTAAAACCCTCTGAAAGTAAAGAAGCGCTGGTGAGCCGTGAAAGGGTAACGGAGTTTAAGAAGTGGATGGGCAAGTGA
- a CDS encoding sensor histidine kinase, protein MKFVKPNRIQTLGFLYSMPFIILAWVYILYDERIFSDWRIWAISFPLLYGIGVVSWFMHYQYDHYVISRFPSLEQTAQRISWKSLVNLVVMTPSGLFILLVYDWFHILGYELERIDLLYAYLIGLAVNIMFETLWEVLYIIDKYKESATEQEMMEKLHLEQEFDNLKQKVNPHFLFNCFNTLSSLISEDKKLAEEFLDELSKVYRYLLRNNESGMSTVEQEVNFIQSYYQLLKTRHGESFQMHVKIDNGFMLYELPALSLQLLVENAVKHNVVSKQEPIALTITSTEDGYLVIENNLVKKINKPESTGIGLINIREKYRLLRRYDVRINELENRFVVVLPLIPGLS, encoded by the coding sequence ATGAAATTTGTAAAACCTAACAGGATACAAACACTGGGTTTTTTATATTCCATGCCTTTCATTATACTGGCATGGGTATACATCCTTTATGATGAACGGATCTTCAGCGACTGGCGGATATGGGCCATCTCTTTTCCGCTGCTGTATGGGATAGGTGTAGTGAGTTGGTTCATGCACTACCAGTACGATCACTACGTGATCAGCAGGTTCCCTTCGCTGGAGCAAACGGCACAGCGGATCAGCTGGAAAAGCCTGGTGAACCTGGTGGTGATGACGCCATCCGGTTTGTTTATTTTGCTGGTGTACGACTGGTTCCATATCCTGGGTTACGAACTGGAGAGAATAGACCTGTTGTATGCATACCTGATAGGCCTGGCAGTGAATATCATGTTTGAAACACTGTGGGAGGTATTGTATATCATTGATAAGTATAAGGAAAGCGCCACAGAGCAGGAAATGATGGAGAAGCTGCACCTGGAGCAGGAGTTTGATAACCTGAAACAGAAGGTAAACCCTCACTTCCTCTTCAATTGCTTCAACACGCTATCTTCTTTGATCTCGGAAGATAAAAAGCTGGCAGAGGAATTCCTGGATGAGCTGAGTAAAGTATACCGCTACCTGCTGCGCAATAACGAAAGCGGCATGAGTACGGTAGAGCAGGAAGTGAACTTTATACAATCCTATTACCAGTTGCTGAAAACAAGGCATGGCGAGAGCTTTCAGATGCACGTGAAGATAGATAACGGCTTTATGTTGTATGAATTACCAGCCCTGAGCTTGCAGCTGCTGGTGGAAAATGCGGTGAAGCATAATGTGGTGAGCAAACAGGAACCGATTGCCCTTACCATTACTTCTACAGAAGATGGTTACCTGGTGATAGAGAACAACCTGGTGAAGAAGATCAACAAACCGGAATCCACCGGTATAGGGTTGATCAATATCCGGGAGAAGTACAGGCTGTTACGCCGGTACGATGTGCGGATCAATGAATTGGAGAACCGGTTTGTAGTGGTGTTGCCGCTGATCCCGGGACTGAGTTAA